A single window of Longimicrobium sp. DNA harbors:
- a CDS encoding DNA adenine methylase, which translates to MSKSAIRTRPEKIGGPRPFLRWPGGKRWAAPTIAKLIEPALRCRYIEPFLGGGAVFFHLRPGRALLADLNSDLVETYVAIRDRPQEIVRILEQWTASENTFYSLRGWKPTTPLERAARFLFLNRTSFAGIYRENRDGDYNVPFGGGARTHRILIDTDLLSLASEALNAVELVNVDFEATLDRAGIGDVVYCDPPYPPSRRGGFERYNGRPFSWADHVRLSEAAHRAKSRGSLVIISNGTNPEIEELYADADIRVLERGSQVSRTVSGRGRVRELLFILQPTR; encoded by the coding sequence GTGAGTAAAAGCGCTATTCGGACCCGACCAGAGAAGATTGGTGGCCCCCGGCCGTTCCTGCGCTGGCCCGGCGGGAAGCGTTGGGCTGCACCGACTATCGCTAAGCTTATAGAACCGGCCCTTCGCTGCCGGTATATAGAGCCATTCCTCGGTGGAGGCGCGGTTTTCTTTCATCTCCGTCCCGGCAGGGCACTGCTCGCAGATTTGAACTCAGATCTGGTAGAAACGTACGTGGCAATCCGTGATCGTCCGCAGGAAATTGTCCGCATTCTTGAGCAATGGACGGCAAGTGAAAACACTTTCTATTCTCTTCGGGGGTGGAAGCCCACTACTCCACTTGAACGTGCGGCCCGGTTCCTATTCCTGAACCGGACCTCGTTTGCAGGAATTTATCGGGAGAACCGTGATGGAGACTATAACGTTCCATTCGGCGGCGGTGCCAGGACGCACCGGATCCTGATTGACACGGACTTGCTTTCGCTCGCATCTGAGGCCCTCAACGCTGTTGAGTTGGTCAATGTTGACTTTGAGGCTACTTTGGATCGAGCTGGGATAGGTGACGTAGTGTATTGTGACCCTCCCTACCCGCCGAGCCGCCGGGGGGGCTTCGAGCGGTACAACGGCCGGCCATTCTCTTGGGCTGATCACGTTCGCTTGTCAGAAGCGGCTCACCGAGCGAAGTCGCGGGGTTCACTCGTGATCATTAGCAACGGTACCAATCCTGAGATCGAGGAACTCTACGCGGATGCTGACATTCGGGTGCTTGAACGGGGTAGCCAGGTTAGCCGGACTGTCTCGGGTCGGGGCCGCGTCCGTGAGTTGCTGTTTATCCTTCAGCCCACGCGGTGA